In Paenibacillus sp. FSL M7-0420, a single genomic region encodes these proteins:
- a CDS encoding response regulator transcription factor: MVKILVVDDDPHIRELVGVFLRAEGMAEVLSASDGLEALRLLEETAADMAIIDIMMPNMDGWELCRELRKQYDFPILMLTAKGETSQIVKGFELGTDDYLVKPFEPPVLIARVKALLKRYQIAAAQSVTVGSLRMNRVTYEVLSEHGGFTLPLKEFELLFKLASYRGQTLTRDRLIEEIWGYDYEGNERTLDVHVGRLRERFPQEKFGFSIRTIRGLGYRLEG, encoded by the coding sequence ATGGTCAAAATACTGGTGGTGGACGACGATCCGCATATCCGCGAATTGGTGGGAGTGTTCCTGAGAGCTGAAGGGATGGCCGAGGTGCTGAGCGCCTCTGACGGGCTGGAGGCCTTGCGGCTGCTCGAAGAGACTGCGGCGGATATGGCGATCATTGATATTATGATGCCGAATATGGACGGCTGGGAGCTGTGCCGGGAGCTGCGTAAGCAGTATGATTTTCCGATTCTAATGCTGACGGCCAAAGGGGAGACCTCGCAGATTGTCAAAGGCTTCGAGCTGGGTACAGACGACTATCTGGTCAAGCCGTTCGAGCCGCCGGTGCTGATCGCCAGGGTCAAGGCCCTGCTGAAGCGTTACCAGATTGCGGCCGCCCAGAGTGTTACCGTTGGCAGTCTGCGGATGAACCGCGTCACCTATGAGGTGCTGTCCGAGCATGGCGGGTTCACGCTGCCGCTGAAGGAATTCGAGCTGCTCTTCAAGCTGGCCAGTTACCGGGGGCAGACGCTGACCCGTGACCGGCTGATTGAAGAGATCTGGGGCTACGATTACGAAGGCAATGAGCGGACGCTGGATGTCCATGTAGGCCGTCTGCGCGAGCGGTTTCCGCAGGAGAAGTTCGGATTCTCCATCCGTACGATCCGGGGGCTTGGCTACCGGCTGGAGGGATAA
- a CDS encoding aminotransferase-like domain-containing protein → MTHPQRPNHTTTDLSTPGQSIHSEASRPEDPEAEQERTVPSLPENWKPDPASPLPLHGQITGYFLTKITTGAWPPGMRLAPQRVLCRQLGVNRSTVVTALGQLTALGLIEGRRGGGTIVTGGRPPIGHTHSDTADAAVPAGPERSAHGNWNDYVEEGIHYPNLPTIQDINRLEYEPGLIRLGTGEPAPELLPGAAMNEVLSGLAQRVLPPLSYEEPLGSPAMRAAVSRLLARSGITADPASILITSGALQGLQLIALGLLPRGSSILLEKPSYLYSIHAFQSAGVKFSGLPMDGRGLIPEQLTAEAVRSKAAMLYSIPSFHNPTGILMDAERRRELMEVTGRLGLPILEDGAYQELWLDAPPPPPLKALDHEGRVLHLGTLSKAASPGLRIGWIAGPEPVVRRLADIKMQSDYGASSLSQLAAASWLTGGYHEEHVHVLRGRLRVRRDHMLELLQLHCTGLASWNIPAGGFYIWLSLHQTVPPRKLFTAALRAGLLLNTGDLYDRSDGRHLRLSYAYASAAELERGIPLLAEMIRREP, encoded by the coding sequence TTGACACATCCTCAACGGCCCAACCATACAACAACAGACTTAAGCACGCCTGGCCAATCCATACATTCGGAGGCTTCCCGGCCTGAAGATCCTGAAGCGGAACAAGAGAGGACAGTCCCCAGCCTGCCGGAGAACTGGAAGCCGGACCCGGCTTCTCCGCTGCCGCTGCATGGTCAGATCACCGGCTACTTCCTGACCAAGATCACTACCGGGGCCTGGCCGCCCGGCATGCGGCTGGCCCCGCAGCGGGTGCTGTGCCGCCAGCTCGGCGTGAACCGCAGCACGGTGGTTACAGCGCTGGGCCAGCTTACCGCCCTGGGCCTGATTGAAGGCAGACGCGGCGGCGGAACGATAGTTACAGGCGGGCGGCCGCCTATCGGCCATACACATTCAGATACGGCGGACGCAGCAGTTCCGGCCGGACCGGAGCGTTCAGCCCATGGCAACTGGAACGACTATGTGGAGGAGGGAATTCATTATCCCAACCTGCCCACCATTCAGGACATTAACCGGCTCGAATATGAGCCGGGCCTGATCCGCCTTGGCACAGGTGAGCCAGCGCCTGAGCTGCTGCCCGGAGCAGCGATGAACGAGGTGCTGAGCGGACTCGCGCAGCGCGTTCTTCCTCCGCTCTCCTATGAGGAGCCGCTCGGTAGTCCGGCGATGCGGGCGGCGGTCAGCCGGTTACTGGCACGGAGCGGCATTACCGCTGACCCTGCCTCCATCCTGATTACTTCCGGTGCCCTTCAGGGGCTTCAGCTCATTGCCCTCGGGCTGCTGCCGCGCGGCTCGTCTATTCTGCTGGAGAAGCCGTCCTATTTGTATTCGATTCACGCCTTCCAATCTGCCGGGGTGAAATTCAGCGGCCTGCCTATGGACGGGCGTGGTCTGATCCCGGAGCAGCTTACAGCAGAGGCGGTGCGCAGTAAGGCGGCGATGCTCTACAGCATTCCTTCCTTTCATAACCCTACGGGAATCCTGATGGATGCCGAGCGCCGCCGGGAGCTGATGGAGGTCACAGGCAGACTTGGGCTGCCCATTCTGGAGGATGGGGCCTATCAGGAATTATGGCTGGACGCTCCGCCACCACCGCCGCTGAAGGCACTGGACCATGAGGGACGGGTCCTGCATCTGGGTACTCTGTCCAAGGCCGCCAGCCCCGGTCTGCGCATCGGCTGGATTGCCGGACCAGAGCCGGTCGTCCGGCGGCTGGCCGACATCAAGATGCAGAGTGATTACGGCGCAAGCTCCCTATCTCAGCTGGCGGCCGCCAGCTGGCTTACGGGCGGCTATCATGAGGAGCACGTGCATGTGCTGCGGGGCAGACTACGCGTGCGCCGCGACCACATGCTTGAGCTGCTGCAGCTCCATTGCACCGGACTGGCAAGCTGGAATATACCGGCAGGAGGATTCTATATCTGGCTTTCTCTCCACCAGACTGTCCCCCCGCGTAAGCTGTTCACCGCAGCGCTGCGTGCCGGACTGCTGCTGAATACTGGCGATCTGTATGACCGCAGCGACGGGAGGCATCTCAGACTGTCCTACGCCTATGCCTCTGCGGCAGAACTGGAGCGCGGCATCCCCCTGCTGGCAGAGATGATCCGGCGGGAACCCTGA
- a CDS encoding glutamine--tRNA ligase/YqeY domain fusion protein, with translation MENQGTPSNFIKNVITEDLRSGKVKEVVTRFPPEPNGYLHIGHAKAIWINFTLADEFGGKTHLRFDDTNPLKEDTEYVNSIQEDVKWLGYEWEELRFASDYFGEMYARAELLIKKGKAYVDDLSAEQIREFRGTLTEPGQNSPYRERGVEENLDLFHRMKAGEFKDGEKVLRAKIDMSSPNINLRDPVIYRISHSHHHNTGDAWCIYPMYTFAHPLEDAIEHVTHSLCSLEFEDQRPFYDWVVAECDMEAAPHQYEFGRLNLAQTVTSKRKLKLLVDEGHVDGWDDPRMPTISGLRRRGYTPEAIRSFVHETGISKSQGLVDLQMLEHFIREDLKLTVPRTMSVLRPLKVVITNYPEGETEYFEIENNVENPEMGNRQIPFSREIYIERDDFMEIPPNKYFRLFPGNEVRLKNAYFIKCNDFIKDENGEVVELHCTYDPETKSGSGFTGRKVKGTLHWVDAGQAVPAEFRLYEPLISAEEAETDAEVEGLEASADKPEPTFLDQLNPKSIEILQGFVEPGLKDSVAQDKFQFFRHGYFNVDSKYSSPEHLVFNLIVSLKSSFQPKKG, from the coding sequence GTGGAGAACCAGGGTACACCCTCCAATTTCATTAAGAACGTCATTACCGAAGATCTCCGCTCGGGTAAGGTTAAGGAAGTCGTCACCCGCTTTCCGCCGGAGCCGAACGGTTATTTACATATCGGACATGCCAAGGCGATCTGGATTAACTTCACGCTGGCGGATGAGTTCGGCGGCAAGACCCATCTGAGATTCGATGATACGAATCCGCTCAAGGAAGATACCGAGTACGTCAATTCCATCCAGGAGGATGTGAAATGGCTCGGGTATGAATGGGAGGAGCTGCGGTTCGCCTCGGATTATTTCGGGGAGATGTATGCGCGGGCCGAGCTGCTGATCAAGAAGGGCAAGGCCTATGTCGATGATCTCAGCGCCGAGCAGATCCGTGAATTCCGGGGAACCCTGACGGAGCCGGGGCAGAACAGCCCTTACCGCGAGCGCGGGGTAGAAGAGAACCTGGATCTGTTCCACCGCATGAAGGCGGGAGAATTCAAGGACGGCGAGAAGGTTCTGCGCGCCAAAATTGACATGTCCTCTCCTAACATCAATCTGCGTGACCCGGTCATTTACCGGATATCCCACTCCCATCACCATAATACGGGCGACGCATGGTGCATTTATCCGATGTATACCTTCGCACATCCGCTGGAGGATGCCATTGAGCATGTCACCCATTCCCTCTGTTCCCTGGAGTTCGAGGACCAGCGCCCGTTCTATGACTGGGTTGTCGCGGAATGTGACATGGAGGCTGCACCTCACCAATATGAATTCGGACGCCTTAATCTGGCCCAGACCGTTACGAGCAAGCGCAAGCTGAAGCTGCTGGTCGATGAAGGCCATGTGGACGGCTGGGATGATCCCCGCATGCCGACCATCTCCGGGCTGCGCCGCCGCGGCTATACGCCGGAGGCCATCCGCAGCTTCGTGCATGAGACTGGTATCTCCAAGAGCCAGGGGCTCGTGGACCTGCAGATGCTGGAGCACTTCATCCGTGAAGATCTCAAGCTGACGGTTCCCCGGACGATGTCTGTGCTGCGGCCGCTGAAGGTGGTTATTACGAATTATCCTGAAGGCGAAACCGAATACTTCGAAATTGAGAACAATGTGGAGAACCCGGAGATGGGCAACCGCCAGATTCCGTTCTCCCGTGAGATCTATATTGAACGCGATGACTTCATGGAGATTCCGCCGAATAAGTATTTCCGCTTGTTCCCCGGCAATGAAGTGCGTCTCAAGAATGCTTATTTCATCAAGTGCAACGACTTCATCAAGGACGAGAACGGCGAAGTGGTGGAGCTGCACTGTACCTACGATCCTGAGACGAAGAGCGGCAGCGGCTTCACCGGCCGCAAGGTTAAGGGAACGCTGCACTGGGTAGATGCAGGACAGGCTGTACCGGCGGAATTCCGCCTCTATGAGCCGCTGATCTCTGCCGAAGAGGCGGAGACGGATGCTGAAGTAGAAGGTCTGGAAGCTTCCGCTGACAAGCCGGAGCCAACCTTCCTGGATCAGCTGAATCCGAAGTCCATCGAGATCCTGCAGGGCTTCGTGGAGCCTGGGCTGAAGGACAGTGTGGCGCAGGACAAGTTCCAGTTCTTCCGTCACGGGTACTTCAACGTAGACAGCAAGTATTCGTCGCCGGAGCATCTGGTGTTCAATCTGATTGTATCCCTCAAAAGCTCCTTCCAGCCCAAGAAAGGCTAG
- a CDS encoding MFS transporter codes for MRDHLDKQLSFTSLKWFNFFVYGTVVLFTSFFPLYLQDVGMNKLEIGSLMSVGALVSIIANPFWGIWSDRYQNIRRIVLVMLTGTLVLTQLVFQANTYEMIYISILFFYFFQGPLFAQSNTMILSYIDGTSRSFGSFRLWGSLGWAFTAILAGPVIEWAGISVLSYLFASLLCAAMIALITLPKLDHSIGIAPLPFKGMSQIFHNPFFLCFILFGILVSIPNTMNNTFVSLYITELGGSKTMIGLAVFLSSILEMGVLLLCNIVLRRKIPVLLASLTLVSALFFLRWWLMADATTPLQVALIQVLHSITFGGFFYVGTQLTMLLVPRPYRSSGQALYTLTWSGISGILGGVLGGWMYQTLGAQTMYQSGALLALFGAIGFGMMWLTVIRGSYRPPADPEDELAED; via the coding sequence TTGCGGGATCATCTCGATAAGCAGCTGTCTTTCACCTCTCTGAAATGGTTCAACTTCTTCGTATATGGAACGGTTGTCCTCTTCACCAGCTTCTTTCCCTTATATCTGCAGGATGTGGGGATGAATAAGCTGGAGATTGGGAGCCTGATGTCTGTAGGCGCACTGGTCTCCATTATTGCCAACCCCTTCTGGGGCATCTGGAGTGACCGGTATCAGAATATCCGGCGGATTGTCCTCGTCATGCTGACGGGAACGCTGGTCTTGACCCAACTTGTCTTTCAGGCGAATACATATGAAATGATCTACATATCCATTCTGTTCTTCTATTTCTTCCAGGGGCCCTTGTTCGCCCAGAGCAACACGATGATTCTCAGCTATATTGACGGAACCAGCCGCAGCTTTGGCTCTTTCCGGCTATGGGGATCACTAGGCTGGGCTTTCACCGCCATCCTTGCCGGTCCCGTGATTGAATGGGCCGGCATCTCTGTGCTGTCCTATCTGTTTGCGTCCCTGCTCTGTGCGGCGATGATTGCACTGATCACCCTGCCGAAGCTGGACCATTCGATCGGAATCGCCCCCTTGCCCTTTAAAGGCATGAGCCAGATCTTCCATAACCCGTTCTTCCTGTGCTTCATCCTCTTCGGCATCCTGGTCTCGATCCCGAATACGATGAATAACACCTTTGTGTCACTGTACATCACGGAGCTGGGCGGAAGCAAGACCATGATCGGTCTCGCTGTATTCCTGTCCTCCATCCTGGAGATGGGTGTGCTGCTCCTGTGCAATATCGTTCTCCGGCGCAAAATTCCGGTCCTGCTGGCCTCGCTCACGCTGGTCAGCGCGCTGTTCTTCCTGCGGTGGTGGCTGATGGCCGATGCAACGACTCCGCTGCAGGTCGCACTTATTCAGGTGCTGCACTCCATTACCTTCGGCGGCTTCTTCTATGTCGGAACCCAGCTGACCATGCTGCTGGTGCCAAGGCCCTACCGTTCCTCAGGACAGGCTCTCTACACGCTCACCTGGAGCGGAATCTCCGGCATTCTTGGGGGCGTTCTCGGCGGCTGGATGTATCAGACCCTCGGCGCGCAGACGATGTATCAATCCGGTGCGCTTCTTGCCCTGTTCGGGGCGATCGGCTTCGGAATGATGTGGCTCACTGTCATTCGCGGCAGCTACCGCCCTCCGGCCGATCCCGAGGACGAGCTGGCGGAAGACTAG
- a CDS encoding DUF2164 domain-containing protein has protein sequence MQPVKLPKEQRDMITDNIRAYFEAERGETIGHLAADNLLEFFLKELGPAIYNGALSDCRTLTLQRMQALEEDIYALEWRKR, from the coding sequence ATGCAACCGGTAAAACTGCCTAAAGAGCAGCGCGATATGATTACGGACAATATCCGTGCCTACTTCGAGGCGGAGCGCGGGGAAACGATCGGCCACCTGGCCGCAGACAATCTGCTGGAGTTCTTCCTGAAGGAGCTGGGACCGGCGATCTATAACGGGGCGCTTAGCGACTGCCGCACACTTACCCTCCAGCGCATGCAGGCTCTGGAGGAAGACATCTACGCCTTGGAGTGGAGGAAGCGTTAG
- a CDS encoding sensor histidine kinase codes for MKRRVMKIWEKISIVGPIAGMLTMFFISWNGSYFGSRLLVHYFHWSFSEYGYHLFVMAMQIIIFFVCGAMIAFATRGKDQNFYRPILTAMRQISQGNFKIELENSGQYRQFGGIVEGINEMASELSRMELMRQDFIASVSHEIQSPLTSIRGFAAALQEENLSPEIRKHYLDIIEAESRRLSGLSDNLLKLSVLDAESFPFERKPYRLDKQVQAMILAAEPQWLGKEIEVEAELQETTVTAVQDLLSQVWTNLLHNSIKFTPQGGRITVTMRNTREWAEVEVRDSGIGMTEEELTRIFERFYKADKSRSVNSGSGSGLGLPLVKKIVELHEGSVHVTSRPGEGTAFIVRLPQQGG; via the coding sequence ATGAAGCGCAGAGTCATGAAGATATGGGAGAAAATCAGTATAGTTGGACCTATAGCCGGAATGTTGACCATGTTCTTTATCTCCTGGAACGGAAGCTATTTCGGCTCAAGGCTGCTGGTCCATTATTTTCACTGGTCCTTCTCCGAATACGGGTATCACCTGTTTGTTATGGCGATGCAGATTATCATCTTTTTCGTCTGCGGGGCGATGATTGCCTTTGCTACACGCGGCAAGGATCAGAACTTCTATAGGCCGATCCTTACAGCCATGCGGCAGATCTCTCAAGGCAACTTCAAGATTGAACTGGAGAACAGCGGCCAGTACCGGCAGTTCGGAGGGATTGTGGAAGGGATCAACGAAATGGCGAGTGAGCTGAGCCGGATGGAGCTGATGCGGCAGGACTTCATCGCCAGCGTATCCCATGAGATCCAGTCGCCGCTGACCTCGATCCGCGGGTTCGCTGCCGCGCTGCAAGAGGAGAACCTCAGTCCGGAGATACGCAAGCATTACCTGGATATTATAGAAGCGGAGAGCCGCCGCCTGTCCGGCCTGAGCGACAATCTGCTGAAGCTGTCCGTGCTGGATGCGGAGAGCTTCCCGTTCGAGCGGAAGCCTTATAGGCTGGATAAGCAAGTACAGGCGATGATCCTGGCCGCAGAGCCGCAGTGGCTTGGCAAGGAGATTGAGGTGGAGGCCGAGCTTCAGGAGACCACCGTGACCGCGGTGCAGGATCTGCTGAGCCAGGTATGGACCAACCTGCTGCATAACAGTATCAAATTCACTCCGCAGGGTGGAAGGATCACTGTCACTATGCGCAATACGAGGGAGTGGGCGGAAGTGGAGGTCAGGGACAGCGGGATCGGCATGACCGAAGAGGAGCTGACCCGGATATTCGAACGGTTCTATAAGGCGGATAAGTCCAGAAGCGTCAATAGCGGCAGCGGCAGCGGGCTGGGACTCCCGCTCGTGAAGAAGATCGTGGAGCTCCACGAAGGCAGCGTACACGTAACAAGCCGCCCCGGAGAGGGGACGGCGTTCATCGTGCGGCTGCCGCAGCAGGGCGGATGA
- a CDS encoding GNAT family N-acetyltransferase yields MFNYVIDEELKLKLLMPEHARQMFALVERSRHRLRQWLPWVDGVTEQAHLTTFIKNSVKQGIDNGGFTAGLWVREELAGIIGYHEIDWHNRSVGIGYWLGEGYEGQGYMTSACRVFVDYALLELELNRIEIRCATGNLASRAIPERLGFIFEGVIRQAEKLPGGYVNHAVYGLLRSEWKLLG; encoded by the coding sequence ATGTTTAATTATGTCATAGATGAAGAGCTGAAGCTGAAGCTGCTCATGCCGGAGCATGCCCGTCAGATGTTCGCTCTGGTGGAACGCTCCCGCCACCGGCTCAGGCAGTGGCTGCCTTGGGTGGACGGCGTAACCGAACAGGCCCATCTCACCACGTTCATTAAGAACTCCGTGAAGCAAGGCATTGATAACGGCGGGTTCACCGCCGGGCTGTGGGTCCGGGAGGAATTGGCCGGAATTATCGGCTATCACGAGATTGACTGGCATAACCGCTCGGTCGGCATCGGCTACTGGCTGGGCGAAGGCTATGAGGGACAAGGCTATATGACCAGCGCCTGCCGGGTCTTTGTCGATTACGCCCTGCTGGAGCTGGAGCTCAACCGCATCGAGATTCGCTGCGCTACAGGCAACCTGGCCAGCAGAGCGATCCCCGAACGGCTGGGATTTATCTTCGAAGGGGTCATCCGCCAGGCGGAGAAGCTGCCTGGCGGTTATGTGAACCATGCAGTGTACGGCCTGCTGCGCAGCGAATGGAAGCTGCTGGGCTGA
- a CDS encoding MOSC domain-containing protein yields the protein MESEVKMQVVSLNVGKPKTVEYRGKPLDTGIYKLPVAGPLALRVGGFTGDGQADLVNHGGPDKAVCVYPVEHYAHWEERLGRKLEVSAFGENITARGLLETEVCIGDVFEIGTALLEVSQPRFPCFKLTQKHGPADMPAQVLSTGYSGFYLRVLREGSLAAGDRITKLAGGAGRIPVRQVLYSMEHGRKDHTGLAELAGLESLAAGLRERFQRWLDAAEG from the coding sequence ATGGAGAGTGAAGTGAAGATGCAAGTCGTCTCGCTTAATGTAGGCAAGCCGAAGACGGTAGAGTACCGCGGTAAGCCGCTGGATACCGGAATCTACAAGCTGCCGGTAGCCGGTCCGCTTGCGCTTCGGGTGGGTGGGTTCACCGGAGACGGGCAAGCGGATCTGGTCAATCATGGAGGCCCTGACAAGGCAGTCTGCGTCTATCCGGTGGAGCATTATGCCCACTGGGAGGAGCGGCTTGGCCGTAAGCTGGAGGTTTCCGCCTTCGGCGAGAATATCACGGCGCGCGGACTGCTGGAGACTGAGGTGTGCATCGGGGATGTGTTTGAGATCGGTACAGCACTGCTGGAGGTGAGCCAGCCGCGCTTCCCGTGCTTCAAGCTCACGCAGAAGCATGGACCTGCGGATATGCCGGCCCAGGTGCTGTCCACCGGTTACAGCGGCTTCTACCTTCGCGTGCTGCGTGAAGGCAGCCTTGCGGCCGGGGACCGGATTACCAAGCTTGCGGGCGGAGCAGGCCGTATCCCGGTGAGGCAGGTTCTGTACTCGATGGAGCATGGGCGCAAGGACCATACGGGCCTTGCGGAGCTGGCCGGACTGGAGAGCCTTGCGGCCGGCCTCCGGGAGCGGTTCCAGAGATGGCTGGATGCGGCGGAGGGCTAG
- a CDS encoding ABC transporter ATP-binding protein: MTNKQAPQKQGAAMKPFLKLLHETKPSYLLLALALGLSIISTLVGLVIPMFTKNLVDGFSLASVSKLQIAGIAGAFIAQTVAGGVSIYLLNAVGQKVVAGLRDRLWRKFLVLPVSYYNENRTGESVSRMTNDTGILKTLISEHLASLFTGLISIVGSVLVLFYLNWKMTLVLFTVLPLSALILVPLGRQMYKISKGTQDETASFTAVLSGVLSEIRLVKSSGAEQKEYEAGRKGIMNLLGFGIREGKISALISPLISFVFMMLLVVIIGYGGMLVSSGALTAGELVAFILYLIQIIMPLTQLTQFFTQLQKAKGASERIIETLAAEEEVYDGVEEAEGTEGPIAVEDLSFGYKTGEKVLSKVSFTMQPGQVTAIVGPSGGGKTTLFSLLERFYEPHSGVIRLDGKPASMFSLKSWRKRIGYVSQESPLLAGTIAENLGYGLDREISKEELKRAAAMAYADGFIEELPDGYNTDVGERGVKLSGGQRQRIAIARALLRDPKILMLDEATSSLDSQSEAVVQKALGNLMQGRTTIVIAHRLATVVNADQIIFMEKGRITGKGTHEELLRDHELYREFAEQQLQMNTPELLSQGIEEGSTDYGQNTGGGRRSAYPRIGGSVPES; encoded by the coding sequence ATGACAAACAAGCAAGCACCGCAGAAGCAGGGCGCGGCCATGAAGCCGTTCCTGAAGCTGCTGCACGAAACCAAGCCATCTTATCTGCTGCTGGCGCTGGCCCTTGGCCTCAGCATCATTTCGACCCTGGTCGGTCTGGTCATTCCCATGTTCACGAAGAATCTGGTGGACGGCTTCTCGCTGGCTTCTGTCAGCAAGCTGCAGATTGCCGGTATCGCCGGAGCGTTCATTGCGCAGACCGTGGCTGGCGGAGTCTCGATCTATCTTCTGAATGCCGTCGGGCAAAAAGTTGTGGCCGGGCTTCGTGACAGGCTGTGGCGCAAATTCCTGGTGCTGCCCGTCTCCTATTACAATGAGAACCGGACAGGCGAGAGCGTCAGCCGGATGACTAATGATACAGGAATTCTCAAGACACTGATCTCGGAGCATCTGGCCAGTCTGTTCACCGGCCTCATCTCCATTGTCGGCTCTGTCCTGGTGCTGTTCTATCTGAACTGGAAAATGACGCTGGTGCTGTTCACGGTGCTCCCGCTGTCGGCGCTCATTCTGGTGCCGCTGGGACGGCAGATGTACAAGATCTCTAAAGGCACGCAGGACGAGACGGCCTCCTTCACCGCTGTGCTCAGCGGCGTATTGTCCGAGATTCGGCTGGTGAAATCCTCAGGCGCGGAGCAGAAGGAGTATGAAGCCGGGCGGAAAGGGATTATGAACCTGCTGGGCTTCGGGATTCGTGAGGGTAAGATCAGCGCCCTGATCAGCCCGCTGATCTCCTTCGTCTTCATGATGCTGCTGGTAGTTATTATCGGCTATGGCGGGATGCTGGTATCCTCGGGGGCGCTCACTGCCGGTGAACTGGTCGCCTTCATTCTGTATCTGATCCAGATTATTATGCCGCTGACGCAGCTGACGCAATTCTTCACCCAGCTCCAGAAGGCCAAGGGAGCCTCTGAGCGGATTATTGAGACCCTTGCCGCAGAGGAAGAGGTGTATGACGGCGTGGAAGAGGCTGAAGGCACAGAGGGACCGATCGCAGTGGAGGATCTCAGCTTCGGATACAAGACGGGCGAGAAGGTGCTCAGCAAGGTAAGCTTCACTATGCAGCCGGGGCAGGTGACTGCCATTGTCGGTCCGAGCGGAGGCGGCAAAACCACCCTGTTCTCGCTGCTGGAACGGTTCTATGAACCGCATAGCGGAGTCATCCGGCTGGACGGCAAACCGGCATCGATGTTCTCCCTCAAATCCTGGCGGAAGAGAATCGGTTATGTCTCACAGGAAAGTCCGCTACTGGCCGGTACTATTGCAGAGAATCTTGGATACGGGCTGGACCGCGAGATCAGCAAGGAGGAGCTGAAGCGGGCGGCGGCCATGGCCTACGCTGACGGCTTCATTGAAGAGCTCCCGGACGGGTACAACACGGATGTCGGTGAACGCGGGGTGAAGCTGTCCGGCGGACAGCGGCAGCGGATTGCCATCGCCAGAGCACTGCTGCGCGATCCGAAGATCCTCATGCTCGATGAGGCGACCTCAAGCCTCGACAGCCAGTCGGAGGCCGTGGTGCAGAAGGCGCTGGGCAATCTGATGCAGGGCCGGACTACGATTGTGATTGCTCACAGATTAGCTACGGTGGTGAATGCGGACCAGATTATTTTCATGGAGAAAGGCCGGATTACCGGCAAGGGCACGCATGAGGAGCTGCTGAGGGACCATGAGCTGTACCGTGAATTCGCCGAGCAGCAGCTGCAGATGAACACACCTGAGCTTCTGAGCCAAGGGATAGAGGAGGGTTCGACAGATTATGGTCAAAATACTGGTGGTGGACGACGATCCGCATATCCGCGAATTGGTGGGAGTGTTCCTGAGAGCTGA
- a CDS encoding GNAT family N-acetyltransferase: protein MQPINRDAALLIRPSEIKDARELIVLDNMIWTENTTPGPLMWRSREDYLLHAPPGSQLVALQDGELCGYVGFGCPSGMESNRHVCEVNIAVHPRFQRLGVGSRLIAEIKRHAAKHGIRKLRLRVLSCNTPALQFYRKCGFEEEGRLREEFYLSGRYVDEVFMSCRLTGGEGDGE from the coding sequence ATGCAACCAATTAACAGAGATGCTGCACTGCTTATCCGGCCCTCTGAAATCAAGGATGCCCGTGAGCTGATCGTGCTCGATAATATGATCTGGACGGAGAATACGACCCCGGGTCCGCTGATGTGGCGCTCGCGGGAGGACTATCTGCTGCATGCGCCGCCCGGCTCCCAGCTTGTGGCCTTGCAGGACGGGGAGCTATGCGGTTATGTCGGCTTCGGCTGTCCCAGCGGGATGGAGAGCAACCGCCATGTATGCGAGGTGAATATCGCTGTGCACCCGCGCTTTCAGCGGCTGGGTGTAGGCAGCCGATTGATCGCGGAGATCAAGCGCCATGCTGCGAAGCATGGCATCCGCAAGCTGCGGCTGCGTGTGCTCTCCTGCAATACACCGGCGCTTCAGTTCTACCGCAAATGCGGATTCGAGGAAGAGGGACGGCTGCGGGAGGAATTCTACTTAAGCGGACGTTATGTGGATGAAGTATTCATGAGCTGTAGGCTGACGGGAGGAGAAGGGGATGGAGAGTGA